One segment of Balaenoptera ricei isolate mBalRic1 chromosome 8, mBalRic1.hap2, whole genome shotgun sequence DNA contains the following:
- the LOC132370848 gene encoding lysosomal membrane ascorbate-dependent ferrireductase CYB561A3: MAVGWFYLSVMVLCSLGSMCILSTIYWMRYWQGGFAWDGTMLMFNWHPVLMVTGMVVVYSAASLVYRLPQSWVGPKLPWKFGHAAMHLLAFILTVLGLHAVFDFHNQRKIPNLYSLHSWLGITTVFLFACQWSLGFAVFLLPWASVQLRSLLKPIHVFFGASILSLAIASVISGINEKLFFSLKNGTNSYSSLPSEAVFANCSGMLVVVFGLLVLYILLASSWKRPELGMQAERQALLHGGE; encoded by the exons ATGGCTGTGGGATGGTTTTATCTGTCTGTCATGGTGCTGTGCTCCCTGGGCTCGATGTGCATCCTCTCCACCATCTATTGGATGCGGTACTGGCAAGGTGGCTTTGCCTGGGATGGCACCATGCTCATGTTCAACTGGCACCCGGTGCTCATGGTTACGGGCATGGTGGTGGTCTACAGTGCTG CATCGCTGGTCTACCGCCTGCCCCAGTCATGGGTAGGGCCCAAGCTGCCCTGGAAATTCGGCCACGCAGCCATGCACCTGCTGGCCTTCATCCTGACTGTACTGGGGCTGCACGCCGTCTTTGActtccacaaccagagaaagatcCCCAATCTCTACTCCCTGCACAGCTGGCTGGGCATCACCACCGTCTTCCTCTTCGCCTGTCAG TGGTCCTTGGGCTTTGCGGTCTTCCTGCTGCCCTGGGCGTCCGTGCAGCTGCGCAGCCTCCTTAAACCCatccatgtcttctttggagccTCCATTCTCTCTCTGGCCATTGCATCTGTCATTTCCGGCATTAATGAGAAGCTTTTCTTCAGTCT gaaaaatggcaccaactcGTACTCCAGCCTGCCCAGTGAGGCCGTCTTTGCCAACTGCTCTGGGATGCTGGTGGTGGTCTTCGGGCTGCTGGTGCTCTATATCCTACTGGCTTCGTCTTGGAAACGCCCAGAGCTGGGGATGCAGGCCGAAAGACAG GCCCTGTTGCACGGCGGGGAGTGA
- the TMEM138 gene encoding transmembrane protein 138 gives MLQTSNYSLVLSLQFLLLSYDLFVNSFSELLRMAPVIQLVLFIIQDIAVLFNIIIIFLMFFNTFVFQAGLVNLLFHKFKGTIILTAVYFALSISLHVWVMNLRWKNSNCFVWTDGLQTLFVFQRLAAVLYCYFYKQTAVRLGDPRFYQDSLWLRKEFMQVRR, from the exons ATGCTCCAGACCAGTAACTATAGCCTGGTGCTCTCCCTGCAGTTCCTGCTGCTGTCCTATGACCTCTTTGTCAATTCCTTCTCGGAGCTACTCCGAATGGCTCCTGTCATACAGCTGGTGCTCTTCAT CATCCAGGATATTGCAGTCCtcttcaacatcatcatcattttcctcATGTTCTTCAACACCTTCGTCTTCCAGGCTGGCCTGGTCAACCTCCTCTTCCATAAGTTCAAAGGGACCATCATCCTGACGGCTGTGTACTTCGCCCTCAGCATCTCCCTTCATGTCTGGGTCATG AACTTACGCTGGAAAAACTCCAACTGCTTTGTCTGGACAGATGGACTTCAAACGTTATTTGTATTCCAGAGACTAG CGGCAGTGTTATACTGTTACTTCTACAAACAGACAGCTGTGAGACTGGGTGATCCTCGCTTCTACCAGGACTCCTTATGGCTGCGCAAGGAGTTCATGCAAGTCCGAAGGTGA